A genome region from Ligilactobacillus cholophilus includes the following:
- a CDS encoding DUF1129 family protein: MSEDIRQKNQAAARKQAEVREKERQEKIIEINNHFSDLTKRNAEYMIKLTKALTDLGYDPEKRATALHEVYEELKVKQKQGMTAVKLYGPVSKKADDIINGPKKMKAQQPPKFWEMALDNGLLMFAMFCAMYGILGLFSKTPSADAGWITLFSTAIIAGLGLAGFYKVMGDRKAKHRILRGIGAFLMLLAVWFLAFALIARIPSQINQPLNPIVDFILAAAGFGIRYVLKKKLGIRSN, from the coding sequence GTGTCAGAAGATATTCGTCAAAAAAATCAAGCGGCAGCACGCAAACAAGCAGAAGTTCGTGAAAAAGAACGCCAAGAAAAAATTATTGAAATCAATAATCACTTTTCAGATTTAACTAAGCGAAATGCAGAATACATGATTAAGCTTACAAAAGCTTTAACAGATTTAGGTTATGATCCTGAAAAGCGTGCAACAGCTTTACATGAAGTTTATGAAGAATTAAAAGTAAAGCAAAAGCAAGGGATGACAGCGGTCAAGTTATATGGTCCAGTTTCTAAAAAAGCAGATGATATTATTAATGGGCCTAAGAAGATGAAAGCACAACAACCACCTAAATTCTGGGAAATGGCTTTAGATAATGGACTTTTGATGTTTGCAATGTTCTGTGCAATGTACGGTATTTTAGGTCTATTTTCAAAGACACCATCAGCTGATGCTGGTTGGATCACACTCTTCTCAACAGCTATTATTGCTGGTTTAGGTTTAGCTGGATTCTATAAAGTTATGGGAGATCGTAAAGCTAAGCACCGTATTTTACGCGGAATTGGTGCATTCTTGATGTTACTTGCCGTTTGGTTCTTAGCATTTGCATTGATTGCACGTATTCCAAGTCAAATCAACCAACCATTGAATCCAATTGTAGACTTCATTTTAGCAGCTGCTGGATTTGGAATTCGTTACGTATTAAAGAAGAAATTAGGTATTCGTTCTAACTAA